In Macrotis lagotis isolate mMagLag1 chromosome 8, bilby.v1.9.chrom.fasta, whole genome shotgun sequence, a single genomic region encodes these proteins:
- the LOC141494766 gene encoding olfactory receptor 13D1-like yields the protein MERHNKTSVTIFFLHGLADYPVFYFVFFFLCLIMYIVILVGNSFLITISILDSRLHTPMYFFLSNLSFVDICYTSASVPLLLVNFLSEEKSISFVGCGLQMFFSFAMGATECVLLSVMAFDRYVAICKPLRYSIIMSKILSVNLVTSCWMAGGLASIVQTTLTMRLSFCGNVIDYLTCEILAVLKLACEDISLNVIMILISNVFIIVIPVAFIFISYLFILFTILRINSVEGRKKAFSTCSSHLTVVIMLYGTLLFMYMKPKSKDSHATDELIALFYAVVIPMLNPIIYSLRNKDVKAAVIKLSKKISQRT from the coding sequence ATGGAAAGACACAATAAGACCTCTGTGACTATATTCTTTCTTCATGGTCTTGCTGACTACCctgtcttttattttgttttctttttcttatgccTTATCATGTACATTGTAATCCTGGTGGGCAATAGTTTCCTCATAACAATCAGCATCCTGGACTCTCGCCTCCATACCcccatgtattttttcctcaGCAATCTCTCTTTTGTGGACATTTGTTACACATCTGCTTCAGTTCCTTTGTTACTTGTGAACTTTCTCTCTGaggaaaaatctatttcttttgttgGATGTGGACTacaaatgttcttttcctttgccATGGGGGCCACAGAGTGTGTGCTCTTATCTGTAATGGCATTTGACCGGTATGTGGCCATTTGCAAGCCTCTAAGATATTCCATAATCATGAGCAAGATACTTTCTGTGAACTTAGTGACCAGTTGCTGGATGGCAGGTGGTCTGGCTTCAATAGTACAAACCACCCTAACCATGCGGTTATCTTTTTGTGGGAATGTCATTGATTATCTCACATGTGAGATCCTAGCTGTGCTGAAATTGGCTTGTGAAGATATTTCCCTCAATGTGATAATGATATTGATATCAAATGTCTTCATAATAGTGATTCCAGTGGCATTCATATTTATCTCCTaccttttcattctctttacaATCCTGAGAATCAATTCTgttgagggaaggaaaaaagctttttctaccTGTTCCTCTCATCTGACTGTAGTGATCATGCTTTATGGAACCCTCCTCTTTATGTACATGAAGCCCAAGTCCAAAGACTCTCATGCGACAGATGAACTGATTGCTCTCTTCTATGCTGTGGTTATTCCCATGCTGAATCCCATCATCTACAGTCTGAGGAATAAGGATGTGAAAGCAGCTGTCATAAAGCTCAGCAAAAAAATCTCACAGAGAACATGA